The candidate division KSB1 bacterium region ATGAAGATAAACGGCAAGCGCAGCTCCGACAGGTCGTGTTGATAACCACCGGGCGCTTTACCCTTGCGACTGTTGAGATCAAGCAGATCCAGTTCCGCCATGCGCGTAAAATAGGCGCCCAGCTCCTCGTCCACGCGTCCGAACATCTCGCGACAACCCGCGATCAACCGGTCACTCTGCTCGTACGGCCGCAGCGGCGGCTGTCCGGTCGTGTCGCATTCCGTGTCCCACGGGCATAGTCGGTCAAGGTGCAACTCCGCTTTGCGCCTGGCCATAATCTCGCGCTGCATCGGTACCACCTGCGTCTCCACCGCGCGATGAAACCGCTCGCAGTCGGCCGGCGTGTAGTCAAACCGCTCGTTCCGGCGAAAGATGTAGTCGCGGAAATTGTCGAAACCGGCATTGTTCGCGACCTGACCGCGCAATTCGACCATCTGGTCGAACACGTCCTCGATCGCATCCTTGTCCTGCAACCGCCGCGCCCAAATGGCCTCCCACGCGCGTTGCCGTAGCGCGCGGTCCGCCTCTTCGAGTTGCAGCGCCAGGCGTTGCAGCGTGCACTCTTGCCCGTCCCACAGCACCGACATCGCGCCGTTCAGCTTCTGATACTGCTGCGAGAGCTTCTCCAGCTCCGTTTCGAGCGGAATGTTCTGCTCGCGAAACAACTCGATGGAATTGCGGAAAGATCGCAGCAGGATCTCATAGCGCGGCCGGGGCATCCCCTGACAGGCGGGCGCGTCCACCACCTTGCGCGCGAGTTTGTCGCTCCAGGGTTTGATCCGCGGTTCGATCTGCTCGACGAAATGGAGGTAACTCCGCTCGAGTTCCGGATCGTCCGTCGCGCAGGTCATGCTGATATAGCGTCGCGCGCTCTCCTCAGATAGCACGGATTGAAGCTCGCCCCAGTCAAGCAACAGAGCTTCGATGTCCGCGACCGAGTCCAACGAGCGAGCGGCCAGCGCGCTGAACAATTGCTCAAGCGCGGACCAGTTGTCGAGGTCAAGCGAGTTGGGGACGGAACGGCGCGGAAATTCGCGCGACGGTCGCGCCAGATGATCTAATCGTGTCGCCATGGGATGCTGAAAATGAGTGAACGAAGAGGATTTCGCAAACAGCAGGCCGCCAGGTCAGAGCGTCGGAGGTCCCATGTCGCGCAGCCGCCGCGCCATGGCCGGCGTGAGCGCGGAGCCGCGCCGCAGGTAGTGATGCCAGCCGAGCGGCTCGACAAATTGCAGATCGATGGCCAGCCAGTCAGGCACCGTGCAAAGCACATCGATCCGGTCGAGGTCGGCGTGACCCAGCCAATACGGTGCGCGCGATGACTCCGCGCCAAGCAGCAGCCGGATGCGCGCAGGATCAAAACCCATCACGTGCGTCAGCACCGTATCGACCGCCACCGGATCGGTGCTCGCGGCCAGCACGCCGGCGGGCCGGGTCGTCGGCTTCACCGGCCCGTTGCCTTCGCCCGCGATGATGCCGTCCACGAGCGACAGATAGGCTCGTCGCTGCGTCGAAAAGGCGCCGCCGGGACGACCGTAGAATAGCACGCGGTTAAGATCAACCAAGGTCCGCCACAGCGTATCGTTGCCGTACCAGCCGCCGTGAATGACCGTCTTGTCTTTCCGTCCGATCGCGCGCGAGCCCGCATGCTTAAGGTACGCACCCGC contains the following coding sequences:
- a CDS encoding M3 family oligoendopeptidase; protein product: MATRLDHLARPSREFPRRSVPNSLDLDNWSALEQLFSALAARSLDSVADIEALLLDWGELQSVLSEESARRYISMTCATDDPELERSYLHFVEQIEPRIKPWSDKLARKVVDAPACQGMPRPRYEILLRSFRNSIELFREQNIPLETELEKLSQQYQKLNGAMSVLWDGQECTLQRLALQLEEADRALRQRAWEAIWARRLQDKDAIEDVFDQMVELRGQVANNAGFDNFRDYIFRRNERFDYTPADCERFHRAVETQVVPMQREIMARRKAELHLDRLCPWDTECDTTGQPPLRPYEQSDRLIAGCREMFGRVDEELGAYFTRMAELDLLDLNSRKGKAPGGYQHDLSELRLPFIFMNAVGSNDDLYTLLHEGGHAFHAFAARGEPLAFYRGAPIEFCEVASMGMEQLASEHLQVFYSPANAARARLDNLTRILLFLPWCASIDAFQHWIYTHPGHTREQRRAAWLDLRRRFYGDVDYSGYEIYNEYRWQEKLHIFQYPFYYIEYGIAQLGALQLWLNSRRDTRGTVAAYKRALALGGSRPLPQLFEAAGIRFDFTEQTVAPVMRAVKQEFDRLSELEKAGA